GCCGGCCTAGGCGCTTCGACCCCGAAGCGGCGGTGGTGACGGCGCAGCAATTGTTCCACGCGCGCGGCTATGATGCGGTCAGCGTCGCCGATATCACCGAGGCGCTCGGTATCAATCCGCCCAGCTTTTATGCCGCTTTCGGCAGCAAGGCCGGACTTTATCAACGTGTACTCGACCATTGGACGGGGACCGAGGCGATCCCGCTCGCGGATATCCTGCGTCCCGACGTTCCCGTCGCCGCTGCCCTGGCCGCAATGCTGGAGGATGCCGCGCGTCGCTATGCCTCCGATCCGGCGGCGGGGGGCTGTCTCGTGCTCGAAGGCACGCGTTGCAACGACGACGGTGCGCGCGAAGCCGCCCGCACGCTCAACCTTGGGGCTGAAGAGTTCATCCGCGACTATATTGCGGCCCGCCATCCCGAAGCCGCCGATGAGGTCGGCGATTTTGTGAGCACGACGATGTCGGGGCTCTCAGCCAAGGCGCGAAGCGGGCACGATCTGCCGCGCCTTCTTGCCACCGCACGTCTCGCTGGCGGCGTTCTCGGGCAAATCCTGCCTGCCTGATCGCCGCCCCGATCATCACTTGGCCTATGCCCTCTTGCGAAGCCCTGCGGACGCGGCATAGTCCGCCGCCATGCGCATGTCATACAGCCCGCTCGCCCTCGCCGCCGCCTTGCTGGCCGCCGCACCCGTCCACGCCAAGCCCGCCGATACCGACGCGGCGAAAAAGATATTGAAGGACAGCATTGCGATCCCGACGGTCGAAGGGCGCGGACAGGTGCCGAAGCTCGCGGCCTATTATGCGAGCGTGCTGAAAGCCGCGGGCTATGCTGACAGCGATATCGAGATCACGCCGATGGGCGAAACCGCAACCTTTGCCGCGACGCTCGCCGGAACGGGCAAGGGCAAGCCGATCGTGCTGCTCGGCCACATGGACGTCGTCGAGGCCGACCCCAAGGACTGGACGCGTGATCCCTTCGTGCCCGTCGAGGAGGAAGGCTATATTTTCGGCCGCGGGTCGGAGGATAACAAGTTCGACGTCTCGATGATGGTCGCCACGATGGCACAGCTCAAAAAGGACGGCTTCAAGCCGAAGCGTTCGATCATCCTGTTGCTTTCCGGTGACGAGGAAACTTCGATGGTGACGACGCGCGCGCTTGCGGCGAAGTATAAGGGCGCCGAATTCGCCTTGAACGGCGACGGCGGCGGCGGGCTGATCGGCGAGGACGGCAAGCCCAAATATTACGGCCTGCAGGCGGGCGAGAAGACCTATGCCGACTTCACGCTCGAAGTGACCAATCCCGGCG
This sequence is a window from Sphingopyxis sp. USTB-05. Protein-coding genes within it:
- a CDS encoding TetR/AcrR family transcriptional regulator translates to MTTNKSRSRGRPRRFDPEAAVVTAQQLFHARGYDAVSVADITEALGINPPSFYAAFGSKAGLYQRVLDHWTGTEAIPLADILRPDVPVAAALAAMLEDAARRYASDPAAGGCLVLEGTRCNDDGAREAARTLNLGAEEFIRDYIAARHPEAADEVGDFVSTTMSGLSAKARSGHDLPRLLATARLAGGVLGQILPA